The genome window GCCGCCCGTGGGATCGGCAATCCAGATCGGCGATGTATCTGCAAAAATCACCGGTATTGGCGATTATGCCTGGCAGAAGGTAAAAGACATTGGCCACGTGGTCATCACGTTCAACGGTTCCGACCAGGTTGAACGGCCGGGCGAGATTTGCGCCTCGGAAATCGATACCGAAAAATTGGTGTCAGCGTTGAAGGTTGGAACGACAATTACCATCGGGTGATTATCTGAACCAGTAACAGAATGAACTGCCGAAGAGAGAACTGAATGGAACGCTCGACTATTGTGCGGGTGCATGACGGATTGCATGCGCGGCCAGCCACCCGATTTGTCAAACTCGCCAAGAGTTTCGAATCGGATATCGAGCTGATCAAGGCGGACAAATCGGTCAGTGCCAAAAGCTCGGTCAAGTTGATGCTGCTCGGCGTCAAGGAGAATGAGGAAGTCACTGTTCGGGCAACCGGCGCCGACGCGATTGAAGCTATCGAGGCGCTGATCGGTTATCTCGAAAATCCTCATTCCGGCACGGCAGAAGACGGTGCTCCCGCAGGCGAGACAAAACCGGTGGAACCGGGTCCCTCCAAGGCGCAGGTGGTTCTCTCTTCGGACGAAACGAACGCCGCAGGTAATTTGCGCGGGGTCGCGGCAAGCGAAGGCGTTGCAATCGGACCCGCATTCGGGTTTTTTCCTGCAGAAATCAAACATGAAAACCGGCTGCTCAGCGCGGAAGAAATCTCGAATGAAATCGCACGGCTGAAGCAAGGTTTCGCCACTGTACAACAGCGGATGGATAAATCGCTGGCGACGAAGAATCTGGCCGAAAGCGATCGCGGTATCATCGCTGCACTCAAGGACATTGCCTGCGACGATGAACTGACCGGTGCGGCCACGGCACTTGTCCATGGCGGTATCGATGCGGTGTCGGCGGTCATCGGCGCGACATCGAGGATCGCCGCCGATTTCGCGTCGATGGATGATCCTTACCTCGTTGCCCGCGCCGATGATGTGAATGCCGTCGGGCGGCAGATATGCCTTGCCCTTCTGGGCCAGGACGACGCCAATCTCGATGCGATTCCGGCAGGTGCCATCCTGATCGCCGAGGATATCGGTGCCTGGGACCTGGCCCGCGCCCCGCTGAAACGCATTGCCGGCGTTATTTGCGGGCACGGCGGCGCAACCTCGCATGTGGCGATCATCGCGCGTGCGCACGGCATTCCGGCAGTCCTCGGGCTTGGCCGCTCCGTGCACGAACTGCAACATATCAAGACTGTCGCGCTGGATGGCAACAATGGCGATGTCTTTGCCGATCCCGATCAGGCGACAGCCGATCGCTTCCGCGAGCAAATCGGCAAGGCGGAAACCGAAAAGCTGGCGCTGCGGGCTTACAAGGACGCGATACCGAAGCGGGCCGACGGGACGATCATTGAGATCGCCGCCAATCTGGGATCGCTGGAAGAGATCGAAGCTGCCCAGGAGGCAGGCGCGATGGGAGTTGGATTGTTCCGCACCGAGCTTCTGTTCATGCGGCACATCCATTTGCCTTCGGAAGATCTGCAGGCAGAGACCTATGCAACGCTCGCCAAGGCTTTTGCACCCTATCCGGTGATTGTCCGCACGCTGGATATTGGCGGTGACAAGCCGATCTCCGGCATCGATTTCCCCGACGAGGAAAATCCCTTTCTCGGCTGGCGCGGTATCCGCATGTGCCTGGACCGGCCGGACGTGTTCAAACCGCAGCTGCGCGCGCTTCTGCGGGCGGCAGTGCATGGCAATATCAAGGTGATGCTGCCAATGGTTTCAGGTCTCGATGAAGTCCGTGCAACACGCGCACTGATCGAGGAGTGCGCGGTAGAACTGAAGGCAGAGCACAAGGCTTACGCCATGTTCGATCTTGGTATCATGGTCGAAACGCCGGCGGCGGTGATGATTGCGCCAATACTTGCCAAGGAAGTCGCGTTTTTCTCAATCGGCACCAATGATTTGACACAGTATATCATGGCCGCCGACCGTCTTAACCCGACCGTCGCCAAGCTGAACGATGTGACCCACCCGGCAGTGATGGCCGCCATTGAACTGACGGCGAAGGCTGGCGTTGAAGCGGGCATCATGGTCGGTATGTGCGGTGAGGCGGCTGGCCGTCCGGATCTGATCCCGGCATTTGTCGGGATGGGCCTGACAGAGCTCAGCATGAGCCCGTCATCGATCCAGCGCGCGAAGAAATGCGTTCTTGCCCTAGGGCAAATGGGGGATCAGGAAGGCAAATAGACCGGACAACGCTCCGGCCGGCTCCGCTGCTGCGATGGCTTGATCGAACTTGTCCTGCCGGGCCTGCAGGGCCAGGAGAGCGCTTTCGACCAGTTTCTCGTCGCCCGGTTCATTGTCCGCATAGGTTGCAAGTCCGATGGCAAGGGCGATCGACGAGAAGCACAGATATTCAACGTCCTTGCCCGGCTGAGCGTCTTGATGCGCGGGCAGTGTCAAAGGTTCGCAGTGGTAGTGCGACTGAAGTTCGATCGCCAAGGTGGCGCAGGCCGTCGCGATATCGTGCAGCCCGCCATCTTCCTTTGCCGCCCGCAAGAATACGGCGTGACGGCGAATCATTGTGGCGTGGACAGCGGAGAAGGTTGCTTCATGAATCAGGGCATTGTTCGATCCGAGAACGCTCAACACGCGTTTTGTCAGATAATAGATATCGCGGCGGAAAAGCGCCTCGCCCGTGCCGGCATCCGCCGGGAAATAGGCGGCGAGACCGCGGGCCTCGATTGTCGTCGAGTGCGCGGCGGGGTCTTGCGATACGAGGGAAATCGAAATGGTCTCGGCCGCAGTCAGAGCCTTGTCCACCGCGCGTGCGGCCTTGCCGAACAGGATATCCGGCAAATTCTGCGGCACCGGCTCTGCGCCCTGGCGGCTCGCCCTGATCAGATGGCGAACGTCGCGCAACCGGTCCTTCAGACTGACGACGATCTCGTTCGAAATGTCCCTGATCATGGTGGCAAACCTTTGCTCGCAAGTGGATAAGACTTTGTATCTGTTTTTCATGGCTTGCTAAACAACATTCTGGTGGAGTGTACTGTGGATAATGCGTTGCTTCGATGCAGCGTCGCCGCTGCCGGGGAAACGAAAACAATCAAAGGGGGGACGATTGGCCGATCGACGCAAGCGAACGAATGGTACGGCGCACAGCTCCCAAAAGACTCCTTCGGATGCGGGGCAGCCTGACACGAAGATCAGCCGCATGCGCATGCGCGCTGCCTGGATGTACTATATCGAGCAAATGACGCAGAACGAGATTGCCGAGATCCTCGGCGTCGGGCGTGTGACGATCGTGCGTATGCTGGCCGAAGCGCGGGCACGCAACGAGGTCAAGATCGGCATTCAGGGCTATCTTTCTGACCTCGTCGCGCTCGAAAGACAGGTCGAAAAGCAATTTGGCCTCGAAAAGGTGATCATCGCGCCTCTGTCCCATCCGGACAATGATCCAATCCCGGCGATCGCCGCTGCAACGGGCGATTATCTTTCGAGCGTCGTCAGCAACGGCATGCGTGTTGGTGTTGGCTGGGGGAGGACGCTGCTTAACACATTGTCCTATATCGAGGCCAAGGCGCTGGAGGATTTCACCGTCATTTCGCTGCTGGGCGGCATCAGCCAGCCGCGCCGGTTCAATCCGGCGGAATTCGCCTGGCAGTTTGCCCAGCTGTTCCAGGGCGATGGCTATCTCATTCCCGCCCCGGCCATGGTGGACAGTATCGAGACCAAGACGGCGCTGATCGAGCGTTGTGGCCTGAAAAGCGTGTTCGAGATGGCCGAGGACCTCGATCTCGTTCTCCTCAGCGTCGGTGCGATCGAAACGGCGTCGAGCACGCCTTATCACATCGGCTTTCTCAACGAGGGTCATCAGTCGTCCCTGGCGGCACGCGGGGCCGTGGGCGATCTGCTGTTCCATTTCTACGACAAAGCGGGCCGTCTCGTCGATCACCCGATCCATGATCTCGTCATGTCCGTCGGCATCGACACGGTGCAGCGTGTGCCGGCGCGGGTGCTGACCTCGGGCGGCAAGGAAAAGATCAGGGCGCTTTACGGCGCGATGACGCTGGTTCGCCCGACCGTGTTCATTACCGACGAGGAAAGTGCCCGGCGCTTGCTCGTGCTGGCCGAACAGGAGAAGGGCTGATCACCCTCGTGC of Phyllobacterium zundukense contains these proteins:
- a CDS encoding PTS glucitol/sorbitol transporter subunit IIA; its protein translation is MSVLLKTRVTAVGPEVADLAEGGVVILFADGAPPELAEVSILHSVEGKPSDTTPPVGSAIQIGDVSAKITGIGDYAWQKVKDIGHVVITFNGSDQVERPGEICASEIDTEKLVSALKVGTTITIG
- a CDS encoding sugar-binding transcriptional regulator, whose protein sequence is MADRRKRTNGTAHSSQKTPSDAGQPDTKISRMRMRAAWMYYIEQMTQNEIAEILGVGRVTIVRMLAEARARNEVKIGIQGYLSDLVALERQVEKQFGLEKVIIAPLSHPDNDPIPAIAAATGDYLSSVVSNGMRVGVGWGRTLLNTLSYIEAKALEDFTVISLLGGISQPRRFNPAEFAWQFAQLFQGDGYLIPAPAMVDSIETKTALIERCGLKSVFEMAEDLDLVLLSVGAIETASSTPYHIGFLNEGHQSSLAARGAVGDLLFHFYDKAGRLVDHPIHDLVMSVGIDTVQRVPARVLTSGGKEKIRALYGAMTLVRPTVFITDEESARRLLVLAEQEKG
- the ptsP gene encoding phosphoenolpyruvate--protein phosphotransferase; protein product: MERSTIVRVHDGLHARPATRFVKLAKSFESDIELIKADKSVSAKSSVKLMLLGVKENEEVTVRATGADAIEAIEALIGYLENPHSGTAEDGAPAGETKPVEPGPSKAQVVLSSDETNAAGNLRGVAASEGVAIGPAFGFFPAEIKHENRLLSAEEISNEIARLKQGFATVQQRMDKSLATKNLAESDRGIIAALKDIACDDELTGAATALVHGGIDAVSAVIGATSRIAADFASMDDPYLVARADDVNAVGRQICLALLGQDDANLDAIPAGAILIAEDIGAWDLARAPLKRIAGVICGHGGATSHVAIIARAHGIPAVLGLGRSVHELQHIKTVALDGNNGDVFADPDQATADRFREQIGKAETEKLALRAYKDAIPKRADGTIIEIAANLGSLEEIEAAQEAGAMGVGLFRTELLFMRHIHLPSEDLQAETYATLAKAFAPYPVIVRTLDIGGDKPISGIDFPDEENPFLGWRGIRMCLDRPDVFKPQLRALLRAAVHGNIKVMLPMVSGLDEVRATRALIEECAVELKAEHKAYAMFDLGIMVETPAAVMIAPILAKEVAFFSIGTNDLTQYIMAADRLNPTVAKLNDVTHPAVMAAIELTAKAGVEAGIMVGMCGEAAGRPDLIPAFVGMGLTELSMSPSSIQRAKKCVLALGQMGDQEGK